Proteins found in one Bacteroidota bacterium genomic segment:
- a CDS encoding T9SS type A sorting domain-containing protein, with translation MKKWLLSVLSLIVFAGTAFTQTYDFWMWNGWGAAPTAVSPKGIPGVSSATVTATTTGSAGFLYRNTDWTQKWGAALSINTVAVLNQYNGSDGSAAITAGMYYTLNVPTSPVADNTSNKIGILETTAQPVTITAVTRDFLQPIPEEPVEVTVTLSGTPGTEEKFYVVYTTNNWSSATAVAVTLSGTTGTATLPPQPEGTDVSYYAMSSTVLSTSWGSDRDYYTLRLNNNSGTNYNYTSSNVGDTTPPTTITDLAATADANLNRITLTWTPVTEENFETYEIFYSTSGIPTTTDPMLDKSDYLSLGTISTSSITLTGLDWSTDYFFKIRGVDAAGNKGTLSDADKATTVAEPYILMDGTFDGQLKWGPPVASASNTTDGWGGANATDLYVKYHDGYIYLGVNLAIEGWQRWVFIINTTSGGAPQDSWGLGVYYDHTDKPDFSIRKGNSAATAQFNAWNGTAWTYDDGTLLEDIWYKQGASFVEVRVSQAMLGGAENGDVQFYITGNNAEHGAFDCLPDDDNSTGWSAPEVTSNLSFYASGVTLPVELASFTGSRQGDRVRLNWSSRSETNNAGFEVEEKLAGQSWKSVGFVAGKGTTQSTQGYFFEVVSAHKASYRLKQIDLDGSFSYSTVVEVSGAPTHFLTARNYPNPFNPVSTIEISIPVAGTVSLEVFNTLGQRVYSQLLPDLQAGLHTVPFNGAGLSSGLYQYRITQNGQIVTGTMSLIK, from the coding sequence ATGAAAAAATGGCTACTTTCGGTTCTTTCGCTGATTGTTTTTGCAGGAACCGCTTTCACTCAAACATACGATTTTTGGATGTGGAACGGGTGGGGTGCAGCCCCAACAGCCGTCAGTCCGAAAGGAATTCCCGGAGTTTCGTCTGCCACTGTTACTGCAACCACAACCGGATCTGCCGGTTTTCTCTACCGGAATACCGACTGGACACAAAAGTGGGGAGCAGCTCTTTCAATTAATACTGTAGCAGTTCTGAATCAATACAACGGTTCAGATGGATCTGCTGCCATTACGGCCGGAATGTATTATACTCTTAATGTACCAACTTCACCTGTTGCTGATAATACCAGCAACAAAATAGGTATCCTTGAAACCACGGCTCAACCGGTTACCATCACCGCTGTTACACGGGATTTTCTTCAACCCATTCCGGAAGAACCAGTCGAAGTAACAGTTACGCTGAGTGGTACACCCGGAACCGAAGAGAAATTCTACGTGGTCTACACAACCAATAACTGGTCTTCAGCCACGGCTGTAGCAGTTACCCTGTCGGGAACAACGGGAACGGCAACCCTTCCTCCACAACCCGAAGGAACCGATGTCTCCTATTATGCCATGTCATCAACAGTGCTGTCCACTTCCTGGGGATCGGACCGGGACTATTATACCCTCCGTTTAAACAACAATAGCGGTACCAATTATAACTATACCTCCAGCAATGTTGGCGATACCACCCCCCCGACTACTATTACAGACCTGGCTGCCACAGCGGATGCCAATCTGAACAGAATCACACTGACATGGACTCCTGTCACCGAAGAAAATTTCGAAACGTATGAAATTTTTTACAGCACCTCTGGTATTCCAACCACCACGGACCCCATGCTGGATAAATCCGATTATCTTTCTCTGGGAACCATCAGCACAAGTTCAATTACTCTGACCGGGTTAGACTGGAGTACTGATTATTTCTTTAAAATCCGTGGAGTGGATGCAGCCGGGAACAAGGGAACGCTTTCTGATGCAGATAAAGCAACCACGGTTGCAGAACCTTACATTCTGATGGATGGTACCTTTGATGGCCAATTAAAATGGGGACCTCCTGTTGCCTCCGCATCAAACACCACAGATGGATGGGGTGGTGCAAATGCCACCGATCTGTATGTAAAATATCATGATGGATATATCTATCTGGGCGTAAACCTGGCCATTGAAGGATGGCAGCGTTGGGTGTTCATTATCAATACAACATCCGGCGGCGCACCTCAGGATAGCTGGGGATTGGGTGTGTATTATGATCACACAGATAAACCCGATTTCAGCATCCGCAAAGGAAATTCAGCTGCAACTGCACAGTTTAACGCATGGAATGGCACTGCCTGGACCTATGACGATGGCACCCTGCTTGAGGACATCTGGTACAAACAGGGAGCCTCTTTTGTGGAAGTCCGTGTTTCTCAGGCCATGTTGGGCGGAGCAGAGAATGGAGATGTTCAGTTCTACATCACAGGAAACAATGCCGAACATGGGGCCTTCGACTGCCTGCCGGATGATGACAACTCAACTGGCTGGTCGGCTCCTGAAGTGACTTCAAACCTCAGTTTTTATGCTTCCGGTGTGACTCTCCCGGTTGAACTGGCCTCCTTTACCGGATCCCGCCAGGGTGACCGTGTTCGCCTGAATTGGTCATCCCGTTCTGAAACAAACAATGCGGGCTTTGAGGTAGAGGAAAAACTGGCAGGTCAATCCTGGAAATCCGTTGGTTTTGTGGCCGGAAAAGGTACCACTCAATCTACTCAGGGTTACTTCTTCGAAGTGGTTTCGGCACATAAGGCCAGCTATCGTCTGAAACAAATCGATCTGGATGGATCATTCAGTTACTCCACTGTGGTCGAGGTTTCAGGAGCACCCACCCATTTCCTGACGGCCCGGAATTATCCGAATCCGTTTAACCCGGTTTCCACCATTGAGATTTCCATACCGGTGGCTGGTACAGTCAGTCTGGAAGTATTCAACACCTTGGGACAGCGGGTATATTCTCAACTGCTTCCCGACTTGCAAGCCGGCCTTCATACGGTACCGTTTAATGGAGCAGGATTGTCGTCTGGGTTGTATCAATACCGGATCACTCAAAATGGACAAATCGTGACCGGAACCATGTCACTGATCAAATAA
- a CDS encoding T9SS type A sorting domain-containing protein, whose amino-acid sequence MTNKRYTLLLSLLFFSFPAFSQIYQPEGLNLPGAWNSWTNPPSNAPALGSATQVTGGEVTRITSGRGTGRYTTTFSAAASGADVVGGTYEFLFTSGPGGSPYNNKWSGVTVALNTVQTYLKENPANNSITVSNGKWYTLNWLDSGYGNTSAIFIETSSEPVSISSLTRNPENPTPEDDVDITVTLSGAPATGEYVYIRYTTDNWTTGTTELVSLSGSSGSITVPAQLNGTTIQYYALTTPFLSESWGSNNVDLLSLRTSSLATYQSTSAPDVTPPTVVSDLSATSVAKSKTISLSWSPVTEANFDSYEIYYNSTGNPGLTDSKLDKTSHAALGTISTSELQITLADWNTTYHFAIRAKDQAGNVADLSNSAQATTSVLGHDLWLFNGLIPEGGASVSPKGLAGLAEATVSANATGTAGFLYRQFDWNRKWGGSVAINSAGTLSEFNGADGSVAVTNGKFYTFNVPLNPADGNGNPVAILETSNVPVTITEVNQTTLTPEPDEAVNIIITLSSSPSPEELVYIRYTTDGWANSMASLASISGTTAIGTIPMQPEGTVVNYYVLTTTVGMESWGGAVDLLTLKANTNNGLNYTYSVGVISNPTSGEVPNVEFTTGTTLTGNLTVSGIITVNAPVNTSGNILSLAPTGLILGETPSTYIQGIVQTIRNLSGSEESNLAGLGVSIDPLGQVLGNTQITRKSGPGYSAGVGINQIWTITPTNQPTSDVSVTLTWPGSNDNGKNLATLVLFKSSDGGATWTAIDASFITNTNPRSVTFAVTGFSDFTISNGETPLPVELDGFNAQVAGRSVVISWSTRTETNNFGFEVERSTDRMNWEMVHFVPGHGTTTDPQRYSVTVNMKQEKVWFRLKQIDMDGSWTYSPLVEVIENPSEILTARAYPNPFNPTTNLEINLPNDGEVIISIFNTLGQLIREINLDNQRAGLLVVPFKADQLASGLYHYRVVSRRQSVTGTLLLVR is encoded by the coding sequence ATGACTAACAAACGTTACACCCTCTTACTCTCACTCCTTTTTTTCTCCTTCCCTGCCTTTTCGCAGATTTATCAGCCGGAAGGATTGAATCTCCCCGGCGCCTGGAATAGCTGGACCAATCCCCCTTCTAATGCACCAGCATTGGGAAGCGCCACTCAGGTTACCGGTGGCGAAGTCACAAGAATCACGTCGGGAAGAGGAACCGGCAGATATACGACCACCTTTAGTGCAGCCGCTTCCGGTGCCGATGTGGTGGGAGGAACGTATGAATTCCTGTTTACATCCGGACCAGGCGGAAGTCCATACAACAACAAGTGGTCGGGTGTGACGGTAGCGTTGAATACGGTTCAAACCTATTTGAAAGAAAATCCGGCTAATAATTCCATTACAGTCAGCAACGGAAAGTGGTATACGCTTAACTGGCTCGATTCAGGATACGGAAATACCTCAGCCATTTTTATTGAAACCAGTTCGGAACCCGTTTCCATTTCGTCTTTAACGAGAAATCCTGAAAATCCGACACCAGAAGACGATGTCGACATCACGGTGACCCTTTCCGGGGCTCCTGCTACCGGGGAATATGTGTACATTCGATACACAACCGACAATTGGACAACCGGAACAACCGAACTGGTTTCCCTTTCAGGTTCCAGCGGATCCATCACCGTTCCGGCTCAATTAAACGGAACCACCATACAATACTATGCACTTACCACCCCTTTTCTTTCAGAGTCATGGGGTTCAAACAATGTTGATCTGCTTTCCTTACGGACCAGCAGTCTTGCAACCTACCAGTCCACATCCGCCCCGGATGTCACCCCTCCAACGGTTGTTTCAGACCTGAGTGCCACATCGGTTGCCAAATCAAAAACCATTTCCCTGTCCTGGTCGCCGGTAACTGAAGCCAACTTTGATTCATACGAGATTTATTATAATTCCACCGGAAATCCCGGACTTACCGATTCGAAACTGGATAAGACTTCACATGCCGCTTTGGGAACAATCAGCACTTCTGAGCTTCAGATCACACTGGCAGATTGGAACACCACTTATCATTTTGCCATCCGGGCAAAGGATCAGGCTGGAAATGTGGCAGACCTTTCCAATTCTGCACAGGCAACCACCTCTGTTCTGGGACATGATCTGTGGCTGTTCAATGGTCTCATTCCGGAAGGGGGAGCCTCTGTGTCTCCGAAGGGCCTTGCTGGACTTGCTGAGGCCACGGTCAGTGCCAATGCCACCGGAACAGCCGGCTTTCTGTATCGGCAATTTGACTGGAACAGGAAATGGGGCGGATCGGTTGCAATCAATTCGGCCGGCACTCTGAGTGAGTTTAATGGTGCGGATGGTTCGGTTGCTGTAACAAACGGCAAATTTTATACTTTTAACGTTCCATTGAATCCGGCAGATGGTAATGGAAATCCTGTTGCCATTCTCGAAACCAGCAACGTTCCGGTTACAATCACCGAAGTCAATCAAACAACGTTGACCCCCGAACCAGACGAAGCGGTCAACATTATCATAACACTGTCATCTTCACCTTCTCCCGAAGAATTGGTTTACATTCGGTATACCACCGATGGATGGGCAAACTCCATGGCCAGTTTAGCCAGCATCTCCGGAACCACTGCCATTGGAACCATCCCGATGCAACCAGAAGGAACGGTCGTAAATTACTATGTCCTGACGACCACCGTCGGAATGGAATCCTGGGGAGGGGCGGTGGATCTTCTGACACTGAAAGCAAACACAAATAATGGGCTTAATTATACCTATTCTGTCGGAGTCATCAGCAATCCGACCTCTGGCGAGGTTCCCAACGTCGAATTCACTACCGGAACCACATTAACAGGCAATCTGACCGTTAGCGGAATTATTACCGTGAATGCTCCTGTAAACACCAGCGGCAATATCCTCAGCCTCGCTCCAACAGGATTGATACTTGGCGAAACACCATCCACTTACATTCAGGGTATTGTTCAGACGATCCGGAATCTGAGCGGATCAGAAGAAAGCAATCTGGCCGGGTTGGGAGTTTCGATTGATCCATTGGGTCAGGTACTTGGTAATACACAGATCACCCGGAAATCGGGTCCGGGTTACAGTGCCGGAGTCGGAATCAATCAAATCTGGACCATAACACCAACCAATCAGCCAACCTCAGATGTGAGTGTCACGCTGACCTGGCCTGGCAGCAATGATAATGGTAAAAACCTGGCAACGCTGGTTCTGTTTAAAAGCAGCGATGGTGGTGCCACCTGGACAGCCATTGATGCCAGCTTTATAACAAACACCAATCCGAGATCGGTCACCTTTGCGGTTACCGGATTTTCAGATTTTACCATCAGCAATGGTGAAACGCCACTTCCTGTGGAATTGGATGGTTTCAATGCGCAGGTTGCAGGCAGGTCTGTGGTGATTTCCTGGTCAACCCGGACCGAAACCAACAATTTTGGTTTTGAAGTCGAAAGGTCAACAGACCGGATGAATTGGGAAATGGTACACTTTGTTCCTGGTCATGGCACAACCACCGACCCTCAACGTTACTCGGTAACGGTCAATATGAAACAGGAAAAAGTCTGGTTCAGACTGAAACAAATCGATATGGATGGATCCTGGACATACTCACCGCTTGTGGAAGTAATCGAAAACCCATCTGAGATCTTAACCGCCCGGGCTTACCCGAATCCGTTTAACCCGACCACCAATCTGGAAATCAACCTGCCCAATGATGGAGAGGTTATCATTTCCATTTTTAATACGTTGGGACAATTGATCCGGGAAATCAACCTGGACAATCAACGGGCAGGACTTTTAGTAGTTCCGTTTAAAGCCGATCAGTTGGCCTCGGGGCTATACCACTATCGGGTGGTATCCCGGCGGCAATCGGTGACCGGAACGTTGCTTCTGGTTCGCTGA
- a CDS encoding T9SS type A sorting domain-containing protein, which produces MRACLIAMILLFSQPGWSQWTRITGPDVATVERFYEKEGVLYAMGGGSLFKSTTLGESWELLTDDLPIFFSVSGIYEFNGDLIIGTSRSAYRKASGSSVWQEINAGIPLSGFYPYALNEMFREGDSLRAMTSRGPLTWVPSATKWVWSSHAFAKRKPNAFVQSGYLGSDVWLLAADTVLQSTDKGKTWVPATGFESFETIRKFEKAGGDTLFAMGNKLYRSTDKGLTWQSFMGDISFLSDQVMAVYNGRVFLRNNSSIFSSSSSAPVWTEIPILAPYMEPIRQMAFVNGVLFASFKYSGLWKSTDRGSTWASANSGMSNSQPLETFKFPGVHIFEFGDYQYWAWFTGSGTWKRIKMPYEGNLDNVENNINDFVLSGDSLYAVSGDTWVTTDWGQNWKTLSSRGFSTLVLTDSIWVATGSSGPEISRNRGRTWTVSNSGVGNRPAIKMVGVDGQFVAGTASSGVYRSLNGGQTWEYVNKGFGYPNGNSLYSFTYLNGYFYVTNQGAAGSPVFRSNDFSVNWTGFGPGLTNNGSGYMVDGDGNTLVYAGYLDKFAYRTDGQTSWTKYSTGLPEGELSFVSIVGKEIWVGIKGRGLFAIQGSSLPGVAVSVESAEEELTPGSLTIDGNYPNPFNPSTTIRFSVGSTLPVTAEIFSITGQRVAVLARNQVFNQGDHELRFDATGLGSGVYLVRVVAGNNQKTHRMMLVR; this is translated from the coding sequence ATGCGTGCATGCCTGATAGCGATGATCCTGCTTTTTTCCCAACCTGGCTGGTCACAATGGACGCGGATAACCGGTCCGGATGTGGCAACCGTTGAACGGTTTTATGAAAAAGAAGGAGTTTTATATGCCATGGGTGGAGGGTCGCTTTTTAAAAGCACCACCCTTGGAGAGTCCTGGGAATTGCTTACGGATGACCTGCCCATTTTCTTCTCCGTTTCAGGTATTTACGAATTCAACGGTGATCTGATAATAGGTACAAGTCGCAGTGCTTACCGGAAAGCCAGTGGAAGCTCGGTCTGGCAGGAAATCAATGCCGGCATTCCACTTTCCGGATTTTATCCGTATGCACTGAATGAGATGTTCAGAGAGGGGGATTCCCTGCGGGCCATGACGAGCCGGGGTCCGTTAACCTGGGTGCCGTCTGCAACCAAATGGGTGTGGTCCTCTCATGCCTTTGCAAAAAGAAAACCCAATGCCTTTGTTCAAAGCGGATATCTGGGATCCGACGTCTGGCTTTTGGCAGCAGATACGGTTCTGCAATCAACAGATAAGGGAAAAACCTGGGTGCCCGCCACCGGATTCGAATCCTTTGAAACCATCAGGAAATTTGAAAAGGCTGGCGGAGATACTTTGTTTGCCATGGGAAATAAGCTCTACCGTTCAACCGATAAAGGCCTGACCTGGCAGTCCTTTATGGGAGATATCAGTTTTTTATCTGATCAGGTCATGGCTGTCTATAATGGCCGTGTTTTCCTCAGAAACAACAGCTCCATTTTTTCATCATCTTCTTCAGCTCCTGTCTGGACTGAAATTCCGATTCTGGCACCTTACATGGAGCCGATCCGCCAGATGGCGTTTGTCAACGGGGTCCTGTTTGCCTCTTTTAAATACTCCGGATTGTGGAAAAGTACCGACCGCGGATCCACTTGGGCTTCTGCAAACAGTGGAATGTCGAACAGTCAGCCTTTGGAAACTTTTAAATTCCCGGGTGTGCACATATTCGAGTTCGGCGACTATCAGTATTGGGCCTGGTTTACAGGGTCGGGCACCTGGAAGCGGATAAAAATGCCGTATGAGGGAAATCTTGATAATGTCGAAAACAACATCAATGATTTTGTCCTGAGCGGAGATTCACTCTATGCCGTGTCGGGCGATACCTGGGTTACCACCGACTGGGGGCAGAACTGGAAAACCCTTTCCTCGCGTGGATTCAGTACGTTGGTGCTGACCGATTCCATCTGGGTGGCAACGGGTAGCAGCGGACCCGAAATCTCAAGAAACCGCGGAAGAACCTGGACGGTGTCAAACAGTGGTGTCGGAAACCGGCCGGCCATAAAGATGGTGGGAGTGGACGGTCAGTTTGTTGCAGGAACCGCAAGCAGTGGTGTATACCGATCCCTCAATGGCGGGCAGACCTGGGAGTATGTCAATAAAGGATTTGGTTATCCCAATGGGAATTCCTTGTACAGTTTTACCTATCTGAATGGCTATTTCTATGTGACCAATCAGGGTGCTGCAGGGTCACCAGTGTTCAGAAGCAATGATTTCTCGGTCAACTGGACTGGTTTTGGACCCGGACTAACCAACAATGGCAGTGGTTATATGGTGGATGGAGACGGAAATACCCTGGTTTATGCGGGTTATCTCGATAAATTTGCCTACCGGACCGATGGGCAAACGTCCTGGACCAAATACAGCACGGGTTTGCCGGAAGGAGAGCTCAGTTTTGTTTCCATTGTCGGGAAAGAAATCTGGGTTGGTATAAAAGGACGGGGATTGTTTGCAATACAGGGCTCCAGCCTGCCGGGAGTGGCCGTGTCGGTTGAATCTGCTGAAGAGGAATTAACACCCGGCTCTTTAACTATTGATGGAAATTATCCGAATCCGTTCAATCCATCAACCACCATCCGGTTTTCAGTAGGAAGTACCCTGCCGGTTACTGCAGAAATCTTTTCCATAACCGGTCAGCGTGTGGCTGTACTGGCCAGAAATCAGGTTTTCAATCAGGGGGATCACGAACTGCGGTTTGATGCTACCGGATTGGGAAGCGGTGTTTACCTGGTGAGGGTAGTTGCCGGAAACAATCAGAAAACTCACCGGATGATGCTGGTCAGATAA
- a CDS encoding Hsp20/alpha crystallin family protein, with protein sequence MAIIRFRPDYDLYRIERDMTRLFESLNRNLAAEPVNPVWAPLADITETKDAFEWILDLPGVNPADVKITMENNTLTVSGERKLPELEGGKVHRQERVYGKYFRRFDLPQSVQTDAIKAEFKNGQLLITLPKREKAVARDIQIIIS encoded by the coding sequence ATGGCTATCATTCGTTTCCGCCCAGACTATGACTTGTACCGGATTGAACGGGATATGACGCGACTTTTCGAATCCCTTAACCGCAATCTGGCCGCTGAGCCGGTAAATCCGGTATGGGCGCCACTTGCCGATATCACAGAAACCAAGGATGCGTTTGAATGGATTCTGGATCTGCCCGGCGTCAATCCTGCCGATGTTAAAATCACCATGGAAAACAACACCCTGACGGTTTCCGGTGAGCGGAAACTCCCAGAGCTCGAAGGGGGTAAAGTACATCGTCAGGAACGGGTTTATGGAAAATATTTCCGTCGGTTCGACCTTCCACAAAGCGTACAGACCGATGCAATCAAAGCAGAATTCAAAAATGGACAGTTGCTTATCACACTGCCCAAGCGTGAAAAGGCAGTTGCCCGTGATATTCAAATCATAATCAGTTAA
- a CDS encoding Hsp20/alpha crystallin family protein codes for MSLVRWKSGQDLLSLEKELNSLFDMINPFGRKASGEEAYEQSSWAPLSDILEDKDHFILLLDLPGVNRDEVKLSLADNRLIISGERKAESESKDRNYHRVERITGKFYRSFLLPDQVKTDQISAEFSNGQLTIRVPKMETVKPREIPIVTHS; via the coding sequence ATGTCACTCGTACGTTGGAAAAGCGGACAGGACCTGCTCTCCCTGGAAAAGGAACTGAACAGCCTGTTCGATATGATCAATCCCTTTGGCAGAAAGGCTTCAGGCGAAGAAGCTTACGAACAATCTTCCTGGGCCCCACTGTCGGATATTCTGGAGGATAAAGATCACTTCATTCTCCTGCTCGACTTACCGGGTGTGAACAGGGATGAAGTGAAGTTGTCCTTGGCCGATAACCGTCTGATTATCAGCGGTGAAAGGAAGGCTGAATCGGAAAGCAAGGACCGGAACTATCACCGTGTCGAACGGATTACCGGAAAATTCTATCGGTCCTTCCTGTTACCCGATCAGGTAAAAACCGACCAGATTTCGGCTGAATTCTCCAATGGTCAGCTGACCATCCGGGTTCCAAAAATGGAAACGGTCAAGCCGCGGGAAATTCCGATCGTAACCCACTCATAA